The genome window ATCACGTATTTGAAAGCTTAAGTCGCGGCCAGGGAGGCTGGATCATAACGGCCAACATCGACCATCTGCAGCGCTACGTATCGACTCCGGATATTGTTGATCTCTACAGCCATGCAGAAGTTATTGTGGCAGATGGTACCCCTTTGGTTTGGGCGAGCCGACTGTTAGGAGATCCCCTGCCAGAACGCATTGCAGGTTCCGATCTGGTGTGGACGCTGGCTGAGCATGCAGCAGAAAAGGGACGTAGTATCTGCTTGCTTGGTGGTGCGCCAGGTGCAGCTGAAGGTGCTGCGAAACAGCTATTGGAACGTTTCCCGAATCTGGTTATCGCAGCAACTTGCAGTCCGACCGTATCAGAGCAGCCGACCGAGGATGAAGTGGAAGCAATACGTAAAACACTCCAGGCCGCCAGTCCCGATATTGTTTATGTTGCAATTGGTTCACCCAAGCAGGAGCGCTTGATTGCTGCGTTGCGATCGAGCCTGCCAGCTACCTGGTGGATCGGTGTAGGGGTTAGCTTGAGCTTTGTAGCCGGGCATGTCTCCCGGGCGCCCAGGTGGGTGCAGCGACTGGGGCTGGAGTGGGTGCACCGAATGCTGCAGGAACCCGAACGACTCGTGAAGCGCTATCTTTTTAATAATCTACCGTTCACATTCCGACTGTTCGCACGCAGTCTAGTTACACGCTTTACGAGTGCGGGTAGCCGCTAATTTTTGGCAGGCTCTATTGAACTTTCGTCTGCGTTAGATATGTCGGCACTGTCAGTTAAAGGTTGTGAGGTGGCTACCGGCAACCCGAGATAGTGCTCAACATGATGCATTCTCACGCTGCCCGGATCATCGGACCAGCGCGCCTCGAGATAACTCGCATATTGGCTGATAAGTCCCTCAATCCGTTCCTGGCGTTCAAGCGCTTCGGAGCCTGTATCGAGGGGCGCTGAAAACGCGACATGTATTCGTCCATTAACATCCATATTGGCGATAACCGGTACGACAGCGGCACCTGTGCTGACGGCAAGTTCGGCGAAACCGGTAGCAAGATTCCGTATCCGCCCATGGAAGGGCACCTCTATGCCGCTGCTGCCTTTTAAGCCGTCCGGTACCATGTGCAATATTCCACCGCCCATCAATACCCGTCTGGCCTGGTATGTCTGGCGCAGCAGAAACGATGCGCCGCCGCCCACTTCGATTACCTTGAGTCGGTCAGCGCCTTTGGCGCCGATTTTTTCCAGAACATTTGCGGCCTCGACCGAGTGCAGGTCATAGCCCTGCCGAAGCAGCAGTAAGGGAATACTCCGTGACAGCCCGATATGACTGCTGATAATAATCAGTCCCTTGCCGGCCTCGCACAAAGGCTGCAGTTGTTCCATTCCGCTGAACCTGACCCATCGGTGGAACTCCGGATCGGAACATCTGGACAGTGCAAAGAGTCGCCAGTAAATGCCATAGCTGCAGGCGAGATAACGTGCGCCGGTTGAGCGCGGATCGACCGGTTTTTCCGACAGTGGCAGGATCTGTTCGAGCGCCTTCAGTTGCTGTTGGAAAAAAAGCTTCTGGATCGGACGCAGCTTCCAGAACCAGGCCAAGGTGCGTGAGCCTGCGCCATAGGGTACCCGTGAGACAATGCGTTGCCAGAGCCTGTCGGCCCGGGTTCGTCTTGTTAATGCGCGTAGAAGTCTCACCAAAAATGCGGGGCGCTGTCGACCAGCCTGTTTTTTCGAGCTCATCCTGGCGTACCCTACCTTAAAGGGCGACTGCGGGCCACCCGAAACCAGCTCTGGTTTTTATGAAAAGGGACGTTTATGCTTACTATCTATACGCAGCCGAGTGCTGCACAATCATTGAGTTTTTCCGGC of Thiogranum longum contains these proteins:
- a CDS encoding WecB/TagA/CpsF family glycosyltransferase, which codes for MSTEHSTLSPVGIIKTVTLQGLPLACISATQLVDHVFESLSRGQGGWIITANIDHLQRYVSTPDIVDLYSHAEVIVADGTPLVWASRLLGDPLPERIAGSDLVWTLAEHAAEKGRSICLLGGAPGAAEGAAKQLLERFPNLVIAATCSPTVSEQPTEDEVEAIRKTLQAASPDIVYVAIGSPKQERLIAALRSSLPATWWIGVGVSLSFVAGHVSRAPRWVQRLGLEWVHRMLQEPERLVKRYLFNNLPFTFRLFARSLVTRFTSAGSR
- a CDS encoding lipid A biosynthesis lauroyl acyltransferase translates to MSSKKQAGRQRPAFLVRLLRALTRRTRADRLWQRIVSRVPYGAGSRTLAWFWKLRPIQKLFFQQQLKALEQILPLSEKPVDPRSTGARYLACSYGIYWRLFALSRCSDPEFHRWVRFSGMEQLQPLCEAGKGLIIISSHIGLSRSIPLLLLRQGYDLHSVEAANVLEKIGAKGADRLKVIEVGGGASFLLRQTYQARRVLMGGGILHMVPDGLKGSSGIEVPFHGRIRNLATGFAELAVSTGAAVVPVIANMDVNGRIHVAFSAPLDTGSEALERQERIEGLISQYASYLEARWSDDPGSVRMHHVEHYLGLPVATSQPLTDSADISNADESSIEPAKN